Within Gemmatimonadota bacterium, the genomic segment CAGAGGAGGGATGAGATAATGACCAAACATCTCTGTATCCCGACATTTGTGATTTGCGTCTTCGCGGTATCTATCCCTGCACAAGAAGTCGCTCTCGATAGCTTTTCTGGCATTGGTGCCCGAGCCATGGGCATGGGCGGTGCTTATATTTCCGTATCCGATGATTTTTCTGGCCTGTTCTGGAACCCCGCGGGATTGGCGCGGATCGAGCGCGGAACCGTAAATTGGGGCGTTTCGCACGACCGATTTCGCAACATATCGCAATTTTTTGACCGTTCTTCAACCCTCGAATTGCGCAGTACGCGCATTGCATCCCTGGGTTTTGTCTATCCCGTTCCCGTGTATCGCGGGAGTCTGGTCTTTGCCGGAGGCTTTGGGCGCAATCAAAATTTTGATGGAGGATTACAGATTGATGCGTATGATACCATCGCCAATTTTGATAAAGCGGGAATTTCAGAAGACAAAGGCGCTCTCGGCGCGTGGACATTTGGGGCTGCAATAGATCTGATGCCGCGTTTGTCGGCGGGAATCTCGCTGTTTCGTTGGGGGGGAACCAATCGCTTTTTACAGGAATTGACCCTTGAAGATGTGCAACGGGTACACGCCGACACCATCCGCATCTTCCAGCGTTTTGAATCTGAGGAACGCTATTCTGCCTGGGGCATCCAGGGCGGCATTCGGTATTGGCATCCCACGGGATTTCAATTTGGCATTGTGGCAACAGCGGCCACGCCATTGCGCGTATCGGCTGAGCTGGCGGATGAATTTGAAGACGAGTTTGAAGACCGCACAGATACCTATCCACGCGAATCTTTTTCGGACGCATATGAAATTCGTCAACCCCTGACTTTTGGGATGGGAATTGGATGGTCGTCGGGAGGATTGACGGTGAGCGGCGACGTACATTACGGCGATTTGCAAGAAATAACTTACGAGATTTTGCCACTCAATATTGCACCCAATGTCGATGATTTCCGGCGGCAATATCGCAGTGCGGCGCGGCTGCATTTGGGATGTGAATATGTCATTTCGCATTGGGGCATCGCGTTCAGAGGTGGTTACTACCGCGACCCGGTTCGCTATGTGGGGGGCGGCAGTGTCCCAGAAATACAAATTGAGACAGACCGCGATGCATGGACACTCGGTTTTGGCACCGAATTGGAAAAGGCTGTAACCCTGGATTTTGCCGCAGTGATTGGTGGCTACAAAGCCATTGAAGGTAATCGCGCAGATCGCGTACGTGCAGTGCGGGTACTCGCCTCCGCGCGTTTTTATTTTTTTACAGGACTTTAGAAAGCACAAAGGAGTTAGCATGGATCAGTATATTTCTGAAACACAGTGGGCAACATTTGAAGCGCAAGGGTATCTTCATTTGGGCAAAGTAATGGACGATGGGGAACTGGAGGCATTACAGCAGCGAATTGATGAGATCATGCTCGGCACGGCGTCCATCGACTACGATCATGTAATGATGCAACTGGATTCTGACCCCGAGAACAATGGAAAACCCGGCCCGCAGAGCAAAGGACATAAATACGCGACACTCGGATATCGCAAAATTCAAAATTTGGAATTGGATCCCCTCTTTCTCTCATTTTTACAAAAACCACAGTTTCGAGAAATCTGCGAACACATCTATGGCAAAAATACGCCCGTAGATTGTTTTAGGGCGATGTTTATGAACAAACCCGCACACGACGGCACCCCGCTGGTATGGCATCAGGACCGCTGGACCGATCTAACCCTCGATCCCCAAATCACGATATGGACGGCTCTGGATCCCACATCAGTTGAAAACGGCTGTGTGAAAATTATTCCGAAATCGCATCACAGGCTGATAAATCCCGAGCAAGGCTCCGGATTTTTGACCGAAGAACACATCGAGACCATTGTATCCCAATACGAGCCAATAGATTTAATATTAGAAGCCGGCGACTCTGTTCTGCTCCACAACTGGATGCTGCACAGTTCGGGCGTAAACACCACAGATATTGCGCGCCGCGCATTCAGCGTGTGTTATATGCACGGTGACACGCGCTCATTGCGCGGCAGCACCTTCACCCGTGTCTTTGAATAGACGAATAGACGAATAGACGAATAGACGAACCCCACCCTGCCACCCAAAGTTGCACCAAACTCCGTCGTTAATTCGCCGATTCGTTGATTCGTTGATTTATATGTCAGAACCCATCGTTTTATTTGAATCGCATCGCAAAGGTGCGAGTTATCGTTTTTGCGACCTGTGCGATACCATTTGCGTTTCGCATCCCAAAGATGTTGCTCCCGCACTCGAACGCATTGAACAGGCTGTCCATTCGGGATTACACGCAGCGGGATTTTTGTCTTATGAAGCCGCATCGGGTCTGGATCCCGTTTTAAAAACGCACGTACCGGGAGATTTTCCACTCATGTGGTTCGGCCTGTTTCGGCATCGAGAACATATCCCTGTCGGAACACCGAATCATAGAAACTACGATCTGGACTCATGGCGCCCCTCTGTTTCGCGCGCTGCTTACGATACCGCCCTGAATCGCATTCGAGACCTCATCATTGCCGGCGATACCTATCAGGTTAATTATTCCTTCCGAATGCGGGCAAATTTTTCGGGCAATAGCCTGAGTTTTTATCGCGATCTATGTCGGGCGCAGCGCACGGATTATGCGGCGTATCTGGATATCGGGCGATTTCAAATCCTATCGGCTTCGCCCGAATTGTTTTTTTCGTTAAAAAATAACACGTTAATCGCGCGTCCGATGAAAGGCACTGCACCTCGGGGACGATGGTGGGAAGAAGATGAAGCGCGTACAAAACAGCTTCAAAAATCCGAGAAAGACCGCGCGGAAAATGTGATGATCGTCGATTTGATGCGCAGCGATTTGGGGCGCGTTTCAAGTGGTGTGAAAGTGCCATCACTATGGCAGGTCGAACGTTATGAAACCGTATTGCAGATGACCTCAACCGTGACATCGCGCATGCGTTGTGGCGTGGGGTTGCGCGAACTGGTGACAGCGCTCTTTCCGTGCGGCTCCGTAACCGGTGCGCCCAAAGTGCGTACCATGGAAATTATCAAAGAAGTAGAGCGAACTGCGCGGGGAATTTATACTGGAAGCATTGGCTACCTGTCGCCGGGAGGGGACATAGCCTTTAATGTGGCGATTCGCACAGTCTGTATTGACCGCAAAACGGGTATTGCAGAATTTGGTGTGGGCAGTGGCATAACCTGTGATTCCTCAAATGATGGCGAGTATGAAGAGTGTTTGACCAAAGCGCGCATGCTCGCAGAACGACAACCTGTTTTTGACCTGTTTGAAACCCTGCGATACGATGGCAAAAACGGGTTCTTTTTGTTAAATCGTCACATAGATCGGATAGAAGCGTCCTCGCGGTATTTTGGATTTGCTTTTGATCGGTTAAACGTCCTATCTGAGCTCGAAAAGGCAGTATCGGGTCTGGATACACCACAACGGGTGCGCCTTGTCCTATCGCGCAGGGGCTGTGTACAGGTCGAAACCGCACCACTTAAAAATGCATCGCAAGATCGCGTACTTTCCGCCCGTATCTCACCACTACCGGTTGACAGCCGCGATCCCCTATTATTTCACAAAACAACGCGCCGCGAACCCTATACCTCTCGATTGAACATGTATCCCCTATGTGAAGAAATCATTCTCATCAACGAACGCGGCGAAGCTACAGAATGCAGCATTGGCAATCTCGTCGCCAAATGGGACGACCTGTATGTAACACCTCCCATTTCCTGTGGCCTGTTGGGCGGTACCTTTCGCGCCGAATTATTATCGCGAGGCAAAGTTACGGAGCAAGTGTTAAAAATAGATGACCTGAAACGCGCGGAGGTACTCTACATGATCAATTCTGTGCGAAAATGGACAAGGCTTAAACTTATTGAATAGGAGATATTTATGTACCGCATCGGACAACCCGAAGCCAAGCGCGTGGAAACCCTCCTGGAAAGCGGTGAAATTTTTCGCTATGGCAAGGCCGGCGAATGCGACCAATTTGAAGCAGACTGGGGAAAGCGATTGGGCGGTGTTCAGGTCCGCATGACCACCAGCGGCACGGCATCGCTCTATTGCGCCCTCATTGGCCTGAAAGTTGGACCGGGCGATTCGGTCATTGTGCCATCGTGTACCTATATGGCGACCGCACTCGCCGTTGTTGCCGCAGGAGCCATGCCCATTATTGCCGAAGTAGATGAATCGATCACCCTCTCGCCCGAAGATGTCGAGCGAAAAATTGCCCCGCACACAAAAGCCATCATTCCCGTGCATATGTGGGGATTGCCCTGTAATATGGACGCACTGATGGATATAGCAGAAAAACGCGGGGTAAAAGTATTAGAAGATGCCTGCCAGGCCGTGGGTGGTGGATACAAAGGGCGCGAACTCGGGTCCATCGGACATGCCGGGGCATTCAGCTTTAACTATTTCAAAAACATGACCAGCGGCGAAGGCGGCGCGTTTGTCTCTGCTGATGACTCTGTATTTCGTCGCGGATCAGTAGCAGCAGATTGTTGTTCTTATTACTGGAATCCCGACGAGCACCGCCCAGATGAACAATTTGCCGGATTGAATTTCAGAGCCACTGAAATCTCGGGCGCCATTCTCAACGCACAACTCGAGCGCATCGACGAAATGTTGGATCGCATGCGCGGACACAAACGAACCCTGACAAAAGTGGGCGAAGACGCGGGCCTGACATCCATTACAAACAACAGTCTGGATTGCGAATGCGGGACCCATGTCGGCTTTATTTTTAATTCCGAGGAAAACGCTCGCGCCTTTGCCAAACAGATATCGGAATTGAAAGGACGCGCTTTTTTGCCCATCGACACCGGGCGACACGTTTACACGCGATGGGATCCCATTATGCGAAAGCAGGGGGCACACCATCCCGCGCTCGACCCATTTAATCTGCCGCAAAACAAGGCATTGAATATCGAATATTCAATGGACATGTGCCCCAGGTCGCTGGATATCTTGAGCCGCGCAGTACTCATTGGCATGCACCCGGACAACGACCGAGAAAAGATAGATGAACTTGCAGACGCCATTCGGGAATCTGCACATGTGGTAAAACATCAAAAAAAGGAGATTTTGACATGAAAATGCAATGGATGCTGATTCTAATTTTGACCCTGAGCAACAGTGTATTGGCTGCGCCGAGCAAACCAGCACCTCGCAAACCCAAGGAAGGCCAAAACGAAATCGCGATCCGCCACCATAAAGAAGGCTTGCGCCACCGGGATGCGGCCTGGGTCTATGAAGAAAAAATGTCGGGCACAGAAGGAGAAGAGCGAGAAACGTACGCGCGGTTTATCCAGGACCTGTACAATCGCGCACTGGGAGAATTTGCGAAAGCGACCGAGCAGGACTCGACGTATTACCAGGCATTTAGCAGTTTGGGATACGTCAAGCGCAAAACCGGAGATATGGACGGAGCAATGGCAGCGTACAATCGTGCTTTGACATTAAATCCAAACTACGCAGAAGCCATTGAATATCGCGCAGAAGCGTATTTGATCGTGGGACAGGTGGAAAAAATGAAAAAAGCGTATGGGGTATTGGCCGCACTGAATCGCCCTCACGCAGCGCGATTGTTGACCTTTGTAACACAATGGGCAGATGGCGCAACCGATGCAGATATGGCGACCTCTTTGCGGACATGGGCATCTGAACAAAAAGAAAAACTCGGCGAGGTAAAAACATTTGTTGAGAAATGGTGATATGTAGGAGTGGGTTTCGAGCGGGGTACAACTGGCCGTCTCTCAGGCCAGTTCAACCCGCTCCTACTAACGACTAACCACTGAAACAATCAAACCAATAAAACCACCAAAAGCCCCGCCCCAAACGACCAGCCAGCCCAGATGTTTGTGAATCATCTCCTGGACAATGGTCTTAACCATTTCGGGCGTCAACTCGTTTAGACGCTGCATAACAATGGCGTCAACCTTGTCAATCATTTCTTCCGTATAACTCGCGGTATTCAACCCTCTCTGGATGGCATCGAGAAATTTGGGTGAGGATAGCAAGAGGCGGATTTCTACTCGGATTTTTTTTACAAAAGGATCTCTGAGAGGCTGTAATGCCGCTGTACCGCCGAACATATTGATTACGCTGCCAAAAGGAGAGGACATAACAGCCTCCATCAGGCGGCTGAAGATGCGGTCGCAGTCAACGGCCTCAATAACGGGGTCGGCATCGAACTCATCTGGAATTTTTTGTTCGGCGAGAAATTTTTTAACATTTTCAGCGGTAAAAAACTGATTCATAATCAAAGCGTGGATACCCGTCTTAAATTCTTCAAACCGACTCGGCACAACGCCTGAACCATATAGTCCCGGCACTTTCTCAAAAAGCATGTGAACCGCCAACCAGTTGGTCAGGGCACCCGAAGTTGCAAAAAGCCCAACCGCGAGCAAATGATCGGAATAAACAGGACTGACATAACCTGCACCGATCACGCCGACCGCGAGCAGATTTGTCACAAGGCTTTTATTCATACCGGAGTCCTTACAGGGAAATAGCGAAAAAAATCTCAGAGATAGCAGAACAACGTGGCAATCAGATTGTCAAAAACGCTCAGACGGCAGACCTCATAACCGTGGGAATTTTCTCTCGGATACCCAATAGTTGCAGCCCGAGGTACGTGACCCGCCTGAAGAACGCCCGAGGCATCGGACGCCGCGCGATCGTAAACAGCGTATTGCAATTGTGTACCCGCGCGTTGCGCTGCTGCTGCGAGATCGGCAATCAAGCCCTGATCGAAATGCATCTGGCTATCTCTTGACCAGACCGCTGGGCGACCATCGAGTTGAAGTTGTTGGTTCCTCGGCATAGGAGCAGAATCAACCGCGATAAAAATTTCGACCGGGTTTCGCGCGGTCCAGCCACGTGCCCCAATCAATCCGGTTTCTTCTTGAACGAGAAAACACAGGCAGGTGGTGCGATTGGGTATTGTCTTTTCTTCCGAAATGCGCTGAAGCAGGCGCAGAAGGGTGAGACTCCCGCCCCGGTTGTCAAATAACCACGCGGAAACGAGCGGATCGTCGGGTGGCCCAAAAAAATGAGGCCCGCGCACACCTGCCACTGGTACAGCAGTCGATCCAACGCGCACACCTGCGCGGGAGAGCTGATCGGGTGTCAGACCAGTGAGCAAATGACAATAGGGCCAGGTAATGCCACTTTGCCCCGTTGCAAATTGCGTGTTGGGATCCGACGGATCAGTCGTATGCGTAGAACCAAAACAGAGATGTGCCGCAACCGTCTCTGCACCATCTGAAACGATTTCAACAGGACATTCGCCGAGTTTCCAGGGATGCAACCCACCGCTCGGGCGCACCTGCAGGGTACCATCGGCATTGATGGCGGTAATCACCATGGCGAGTTCGTCCATATGACTGGCAAGCGCGATATGCCCCAGATCGGGA encodes:
- a CDS encoding phytanoyl-CoA dioxygenase family protein; this translates as MDQYISETQWATFEAQGYLHLGKVMDDGELEALQQRIDEIMLGTASIDYDHVMMQLDSDPENNGKPGPQSKGHKYATLGYRKIQNLELDPLFLSFLQKPQFREICEHIYGKNTPVDCFRAMFMNKPAHDGTPLVWHQDRWTDLTLDPQITIWTALDPTSVENGCVKIIPKSHHRLINPEQGSGFLTEEHIETIVSQYEPIDLILEAGDSVLLHNWMLHSSGVNTTDIARRAFSVCYMHGDTRSLRGSTFTRVFE
- the pabB gene encoding aminodeoxychorismate synthase component I is translated as MSEPIVLFESHRKGASYRFCDLCDTICVSHPKDVAPALERIEQAVHSGLHAAGFLSYEAASGLDPVLKTHVPGDFPLMWFGLFRHREHIPVGTPNHRNYDLDSWRPSVSRAAYDTALNRIRDLIIAGDTYQVNYSFRMRANFSGNSLSFYRDLCRAQRTDYAAYLDIGRFQILSASPELFFSLKNNTLIARPMKGTAPRGRWWEEDEARTKQLQKSEKDRAENVMIVDLMRSDLGRVSSGVKVPSLWQVERYETVLQMTSTVTSRMRCGVGLRELVTALFPCGSVTGAPKVRTMEIIKEVERTARGIYTGSIGYLSPGGDIAFNVAIRTVCIDRKTGIAEFGVGSGITCDSSNDGEYEECLTKARMLAERQPVFDLFETLRYDGKNGFFLLNRHIDRIEASSRYFGFAFDRLNVLSELEKAVSGLDTPQRVRLVLSRRGCVQVETAPLKNASQDRVLSARISPLPVDSRDPLLFHKTTRREPYTSRLNMYPLCEEIILINERGEATECSIGNLVAKWDDLYVTPPISCGLLGGTFRAELLSRGKVTEQVLKIDDLKRAEVLYMINSVRKWTRLKLIE
- a CDS encoding DegT/DnrJ/EryC1/StrS aminotransferase → MYRIGQPEAKRVETLLESGEIFRYGKAGECDQFEADWGKRLGGVQVRMTTSGTASLYCALIGLKVGPGDSVIVPSCTYMATALAVVAAGAMPIIAEVDESITLSPEDVERKIAPHTKAIIPVHMWGLPCNMDALMDIAEKRGVKVLEDACQAVGGGYKGRELGSIGHAGAFSFNYFKNMTSGEGGAFVSADDSVFRRGSVAADCCSYYWNPDEHRPDEQFAGLNFRATEISGAILNAQLERIDEMLDRMRGHKRTLTKVGEDAGLTSITNNSLDCECGTHVGFIFNSEENARAFAKQISELKGRAFLPIDTGRHVYTRWDPIMRKQGAHHPALDPFNLPQNKALNIEYSMDMCPRSLDILSRAVLIGMHPDNDREKIDELADAIRESAHVVKHQKKEILT
- a CDS encoding tetratricopeptide repeat protein, with translation MKMQWMLILILTLSNSVLAAPSKPAPRKPKEGQNEIAIRHHKEGLRHRDAAWVYEEKMSGTEGEERETYARFIQDLYNRALGEFAKATEQDSTYYQAFSSLGYVKRKTGDMDGAMAAYNRALTLNPNYAEAIEYRAEAYLIVGQVEKMKKAYGVLAALNRPHAARLLTFVTQWADGATDADMATSLRTWASEQKEKLGEVKTFVEKW
- a CDS encoding DUF445 domain-containing protein; protein product: MNKSLVTNLLAVGVIGAGYVSPVYSDHLLAVGLFATSGALTNWLAVHMLFEKVPGLYGSGVVPSRFEEFKTGIHALIMNQFFTAENVKKFLAEQKIPDEFDADPVIEAVDCDRIFSRLMEAVMSSPFGSVINMFGGTAALQPLRDPFVKKIRVEIRLLLSSPKFLDAIQRGLNTASYTEEMIDKVDAIVMQRLNELTPEMVKTIVQEMIHKHLGWLVVWGGAFGGFIGLIVSVVSR
- a CDS encoding M42 family metallopeptidase, with amino-acid sequence MSYPQDDPNVRLLSDLLRVPAPSGREELMARVIMDRIADLGHAPKQDQQGNVWVEVPGQNPDLGHIALASHMDELAMVITAINADGTLQVRPSGGLHPWKLGECPVEIVSDGAETVAAHLCFGSTHTTDPSDPNTQFATGQSGITWPYCHLLTGLTPDQLSRAGVRVGSTAVPVAGVRGPHFFGPPDDPLVSAWLFDNRGGSLTLLRLLQRISEEKTIPNRTTCLCFLVQEETGLIGARGWTARNPVEIFIAVDSAPMPRNQQLQLDGRPAVWSRDSQMHFDQGLIADLAAAAQRAGTQLQYAVYDRAASDASGVLQAGHVPRAATIGYPRENSHGYEVCRLSVFDNLIATLFCYL